Proteins co-encoded in one Zygotorulaspora mrakii chromosome 5, complete sequence genomic window:
- the PEX15 gene encoding Pex15p (similar to Saccharomyces cerevisiae PEX15 (YOL044W); ancestral locus Anc_7.87): MVALETNGNSYIHNGGETALEDVLKHDFFGTPSFLTDAGSDDTAKYGECLTLFVQGDSSRCLEEMHKHDWLNLNTLRNNRQVSNLFLGAFETVPDSLIFSTRLRESIKQVLTGDITTIFADTSELLDPSHLLEINQYYICCAKLFRTDGSKFQTETGFLESRVRKTILDFASELQDPPNHETIADLHKLVEIYVFEIQVGLQKIKPSTSLYFRLCEDVPKLAAHFQETIDTHCGKSIENLILDQLKHKQKVNTNGTRHHNHQHHDRRTQSASDATVSPNSSGIASTAATNARAESAEEPAPSSQLTTVLGVIKRRLHFFQNIHFSHQTILIILLMLLISNKSLLKLAHFPKCITEMYKRVSPQLASLLRLLSSI, encoded by the coding sequence ATGGTCGCATTAGAGACTAACGGTAACAGCTACATACATAATGGTGGTGAAACTGCATTAGAAGATGTACTGAAGCACGATTTTTTTGGTACTCCTTCTTTTCTCACTGATGCCGGCAGCGATGACACTGCTAAATATGGTGAGTGTCTGACATTATTTGTTCAAGGTGATAGCTCGAGGTGTCTAGAAGAGATGCATAAGCACGACTGGCTCAATCTAAATACGTTGAGAAATAATCGCCAAGTTTCAAACCTGTTTTTAGGTGCCTTTGAAACTGTGCCTGATTCATTGATTTTTAGTACCCGTTTGCGGGAGTCGATAAAGCAAGTTTTGACTGGCGATATAACTACGATTTTCGCTGACACCAGTGAGCTGCTAGATCCATCTCACCTATTGGAAATAAATCAGTATTATATTTGTTGCGCCAAGCTTTTTCGTACCGATGGGTCAAAATTTCAGACAGAGACTGGATTTCTTGAGTCAAGAGTGAGGAAGACAATTCTAGATTTTGCCTCAGAATTGCAAGACCCACCCAATCATGAAACAATTGCAGATTTACACAAGCTTGTGGAAATTTATGTTTTCGAGATCCAAGTTGgtcttcaaaagattaaGCCTTCGACATCTTTGTACTTCAGGCTTTGTGAAGATGTACCGAAATTAGCTGCccattttcaagaaacgATTGATACTCACTGTGGCAAGTCAATCGAAAATTTAATACTTGATCAGTTAAAACACAAACAGAAAGTCAATACAAATGGTACAAGGCATCACAATCACCAACACCATGATCGTAGGACTCAGAGTGCTAGTGATGCAACTGTCTCCCCTAATTCATCTGGGATTGCTTCAACCGCCGCTACAAATGCAAGAGCAGAGTCTGCAGAAGAACCTGCTCCGAGCTCTCAGCTCACAACGGTTTTAGGAGTAATAAAGAGGCggcttcatttttttcagaacaTCCATTTTTCACATCAAACAATTTTGATTATTCTTCTAATGCTGCTAATATCGAATAAGAGTCTACTTAAATTAGcccattttccaaaatgcATTACTGAAATGTATAAAAGAGTGTCACCACAACTGGCAAGTCTGTTAAGACTGCTCTCTAGTATATAG